The DNA sequence TCTTCCCGGGACGCCGCCCAGCCGTTCGATCCCTTCTTTTATCGCCTGGGGCGATATACCTGTGACATGGCCTGACAATGATGCGGCAAGGATGTTGGAGGCATTGAACATGCCGACTAAGGGTGAGACAATGGGGATCTTCTTCCCCGGTAGGGATAAGGTGAGTGTCAGGCCGTCGATGGTCTCGGAATAGCTCGACAGGCAGGCGTCAGCGAAACCCCGCGTGCTGTAGGAGAGCATCGTCACCGGTGAGGCGACCGCGAGGTCCCGTACGGAGGGATCGTCGATGTTCATTATGGCATATCTTCTCTTCTTCCTGCTCCTCGCGAGGTAGTCTTCGAAGAGAAGCCTTTTTGAGGCCCTGTAGCTCTCGAAATCGCCGTGATAATCGAGATGGTCGTGGGTGAGATTGGTGAACACGGCGACATCGAGGTCGATGCCTTCAACGCGCGACTGGTGGAGCGCGTGAGAGGAAACCTCCATGACCACGTGGGTTATCCCCGCGTCGAGCATGTCACGAAGGAGCGCGTTCGTCTCGCTGGCGCCGGGTGTGGTGTTGGGGGCCGCGAGCCTCCTGCCGGCGTAGCGGTAGGATATGGTGCCGATGACGCCGGGCCTCTTCCCCGCGGCATCGAGTATGGACTCTATCAGGTAGGTCGTCGTTGTCTTGCCGTTTGTCCCCGTGATGCCCGTGACATGCATCCTGCGGGAAGGTCGGCCGTAGAACTTCGATGCGGCCTCGCCGAGCGCCCGCGGGACATCTTCGACGCGAACGACGCACGTGAAGGGGCGATCGATGTCGCCGTCGGTGACCACGGCGCGCGCTCCCCTTTTCAGGGCGTCATCCATATACGCGCTGCTCGCGGAGGTGACGAAGAACAGGGACCCCTCGGAGACGCTCCGGGAGTCCTTCGTCACACCCGTTATCTCGAGGGATGTGTCGCCGGTCACGGCGGTCCTCTTCATGCCCCGTATGAGCTCGCTCAATTTCACTTCTTGTATGTCCTCCCGTAGAGAATGCACCGGGTATCCTTTTCAACCTTTTCCTGCGCCCTGGGGTGCTGGTCGGTGACGACACCTGACCCGTAGATGAGCACCGCCTGCCCTTTCGTCGATATCCTGTCGAGGGCCGCCCTCAGCGAAAGGCCGGTGAGGTCCGGCATCGTCCATGCGGTGCTGTCCCGGCCGGCTTCAGCCCTCTTTTGCTCGCGGACCTTCTCTATCGCGAACCCTCCGGCCTTGCGCGAGACCTCAAATCCCCCGCTGGAAAAGGGCATCAAAGGATCGAAGCTGTCGTCGACGTACTTGTTGTAGAGTGCCGCGAGAACCCTCTGGTCCACGCTGTATCCCGTGCCCGCCAGTGTGTCGAAGGTGAGCGACCTGTCCGGAAGCTGTATCCCTTCCCTCGCGAGGAAGGCATCCATGTTCTTCCTGCCGATGATCCGGGACAGGGTCCTCAAGCCATCCATATCCCTGTCTTTGAGGATCTCGAGGGGTTTCTTGAGATAGACCGGGGAGGCTTCCTCCGTCCCCTTGACAATGACCATACCGTCCTTTTCGATGATACCTTCTTTGATGGAATGGGCGATGATGGGAACGGCGATGAGGAGCGATGGTTCAAAAGAAAGGCCTCCCCCCGCAATGACCGGCGCCTGCCGGTCCGGTTCTTTCTGCGGCCCGGGAACGGCGACGTTCAGACTCCGGGGAGCCGTCTTCACTGATGTCTCGTAGGTCCTTTTCATGGAAAACCTGTCCTGAACGTTGAAAACCAGCGCGGCGTATGCGAGCCCGATAGATGCGCACACGAAAAACGCCTTCCTTATCGCCTGCTTGTTCATTTCAACACGAGAACCTCTTCCTCTTTCGGTTTTGTCAGTCCCAGGCGCTCCCTGGCCTTGAGCGCGAGGAGTCTCGATTGCGTGACGCCCGCCATCTCCGTTGTCAGTTTCTGGTGGTTCTGTCTCAGCTCGCGTTCCAGCGTGAGCGTCTCGATGAGGTCCTGCCGGGCGCGGTTGTGGGCGCTGACAAGAAAATAGCTGACAACGAGGACGAAGACCATGATGAATCCCAGGAAAAGAAAAGGCCTCACGCTCGAGAAGAGCGCGTCTCCCGACGACTCGATGTATACTCTCTTTGGTCTGCTCATAGTGCCCCCGTCAATTCTTTTCTGCGACGCGAAGCTTGGCGCTTCTTGCGCGCGGGTTGCTTCTTATCTCATCGGTTCCCGGCATGACGGCCTTTCGTGTCAGAACGGTCAGGGCCGAGTCCTCGCGAAAACGCTGTTTCACCATCCTGTCTTCCAGCGAATGGAACGTTATTATGCCTATCCTGCCGCCGGGGGTAAGGAGTTGAACGGCCGTGTCCATCCCTTCCGAAAGACTTCCCAGCTCGTCGTTCACGGCGATCCTGAGCGCCTGGAAGGTCTTCGTGGCGGGATGTATCTTGCCCGTCTTTCTCTTCACGGAGGCCACTATGGCGGCCAGCTCCCGCGCCGTGCGGATCCTGCCTTTCTTGCGGTTCTCGAAGATGGCCTTCGCGATCCTTCGCGATTGCCACTCTTCCCCGTATTCATAGAGGATCCGGGCGATCTCGTCCTGACGGAAGGAGTTGACGATCTCATATGCGGTGAGGACGTCCCTCGTGTCCATTCTCATGTCGAGTCCCTCGTCGTCGTTGAAGCTGAAGCCCCGCCCCGCAGCCAGCTGGTAGCTTGATATACCGAGATCGAAGAGGATGCCGTCCATGGACGTCACCCCGATCCCCCCCAGTATCTGCCTCAAGTCCCTGAAGTTCCCCCTCAGTAGTGTTACCCGGTCGCTATACCCTTTGAGGGTCACCTCTGCCCGGTCGAGTGCTTCTTTATCTCTATCAATACCGATGATATGTAATTGTCTGTATCTCTCCAGCAGGCCGATGGAATGTCCCGCTCCGCCAACGGTGGCATCGACGAAGACCTTGCATCCGGTGCCGATCAGGTTGTCACATACTTCCCTGGAAAGAACGGCTATGTGTTCACGGCCGATCAAAGGCCGAGTTCCGATACGATATCAGCTATCTGATCGGGGTCGGCGGTGGCCAGTTTGACCAGTTCCTCCCATTTCTCCTTTGCCCAGACCTCTATCTTCTTTCCCACACCGATGATGACGACATTCTTCTGTATGTGCGCGTCCGTTTTCAGCGCCTGGGGGATGAGGATCCTCCCCAGCTTGTCGATGGGGCACTCCGATGCCCCGGAGTAGAAGTAGCGCAAAAATGCCCTCGCCTCCTTTCGGATAGGGCCCGCGGCGGAAACCTTGTCCTGGATGGCGAGCCACTCCTGGTAGGGATAAGCGACGATACAGCCATCCAGGTTGGTGAGGATGAGCCTGAGGTCGTAACTCTGCCCGAGGGCCTCCCTGAACTTCGCCGGGATGCTTACCCTGCTCTTGTCGTCTATCGAGTATTCGTACCGTCCTGCGAACAATCTCCCACCTTTTTACACCTTTTACCACTTTAGTCATTTATACTTGTAACTCCATATCTTGTCAAGGTTTTTTTCCTCTATTTCCGCCGTCTCCCGCTTGCTTTCCGCGGCCGTCCCCGTCGGGTGTCAGAAGAGACGAGGCGGATGCTGACACAAATCTGTTGATAATTCGGCCCGCCTCAGGTAGTCTTTTAAGCCATCGTAAAATAATTCGGAGTGTTAATGAAGGTACCAATTACCCGCGAAGGCTATGAAGCGTTGAAGAAGGAGCATGAGAACATGCTTGCCGTGAAACGTCCCCAGATCCTCAAGGCCATTGAGGAGGCACGGGAGCACGGCGACCTCTCGGAGAACGCGGAATACGATGCCGCCAGGGAGGAATTCCAGTTTCTTCAGCAGCGGGTTGCCGAGATCGAGGAGCAGCTGAGAAATTCCGAGATCGTCGACGTGAGGAAAGGCGATGGAGAGACCGTGGAGTTTGGCTGTACCGTGACGCTCGTCAATCTCGACACCGATGAAGAATCCCTTTACAGGATCGTCGGTCCCTACGAATCGGACATCAAAAAGAACACGATATCGATCACTTCCCCCCTCGGCAGGGCCCTCATGGGCAAGTCCGTCGGCGACGAAGTGAACTTCAACGCCCCCGGCGGGCAAAGAACCTACGAGATAGTCAAAGTGGACTGAAGACAGTTCAAGGGTTCAAAAGTTCAAGAGCTCAAGAGTAGAGACAAGAGAAGAAACGGGCACCTGAAATACGCTACCCGGTCCTCCTGTTGACAACCGCCGTTCTTTCGCGATCTTTCCCTTGAACCCTTTTTTCAGATTCCGAAGGTCACGCTCATTACTTCTTCCAGGCTTGTTATCCCCTTCTCGACCTTTTTGAGGCCCGACTCGTAGAGCGTGGTCATGCCCAGTTTGCGCGCCGTCTCGCGCATGTTCTGGTAGGAGACGGTGTGGGTGATGAGGGATTTGAGTTCCTCCGAAGAGGACATTATCTCCGCGATCAGGGTCCGTCCCCGGTACCCGGTGTTGTTACAGGCGGGGCACCCCTTCGCGCGGTAGATCGTATCGGCATTGAGTTTCACGGAGCCCAGGTCCTTCGTGGCGGGCCTGTAGGCCTCCTTGCATTCCGGGCAGAGCTTCCTCACGAGCCTCTGGCCGACGACGGCCAGCACCGTCGGCGCGAGCAGGTAGGGTTCGACCCCGATATCGATGAGCCTCGTCACCGCCGACGGCGCGTCGTTGGTGTGAAGCGTGGAGAGCACGAGGTGGCCCGTCAGCGCCGAGCGGACGCAGATCTCCGCCGTCTCGAGGTCGCGGACCTCGCCGACGAGCATGATGTCGGGGTCCTGCCGCAGAAAGGCCCTCAGGGCCGACGCGAAGGTAAGCCCGATCTCGGGCTTGACCTGCACCTGGTTGATGCCGGCGAGCCGGTATTCGACGGGATCCTCGACGGTGAGGATGTTCTTCTCCGACGACCTGATCTCCTGGAGGATGGCGTAGAGCGTCGTCGATTTTCCGCTGCCCGTGGGGCCGGTGAGGAACACGACGCCGTAGGGACTGAAGATGGCCGACCGCAGCTTTGCGAGGTCCTCATCTTCGAAGCCCATCTCCGGGAGCTCGAAGACGACCCCCGTCCTGTCGAGTATGCGCAACACGACCTTCTCACCGTAGATGGTGGGTATCACGGAGACGCGAAGGTCAATGGTCCGGTCCTTGAGCTTGACCATGAACGTCCCGTCCTGGGGAAGCCGTTTCTCCGCTATGTCGAGGCCCGAGAGGATCTTTATACGTGAGACGATGGGAAGGTGGAGATGTTTCGGGGGCGGCGCCATTTCGTAAAGTTTGCCGTCTATGCGGTACCTCAGGGATATCTGGTCCTCGAAGGGCTCGATGTGGATATCAGAGGCCCGTTTATCGATCGCCTGCCAGAGCATGAGATCGACGAGCTTCACCACCGGGGCGGCCTTGGCGCGCTCGACGATACTCTCTATGCCCATGGAATCGTCCCGGGAGTCGGGCGATCTCAGATCGAGGCTTTTTACCGTGTGGCCGTGCTGCTGGAATTTCGGCGCGATCACCGTCGTATCGTAGAAACCCTCTATGGCGCGCAGTATATCCGACTTGGTCGCCACGACGGTGTTGATCTCGCAGCCGGTGATCTTCCTGAGTTCATCGATGAGCATCACGTCGAGAGGGTTGAACATGACGCAGGTAAAGACATTGCCGTCGCGGGAGAGGGGGAGGATGACGTTCCTCAGGGCAAACTGCTTCGGTATGAGCTTTCTGAGGTCCTGGTCGTCGGAGGGCCTCATGGAACCGTTCTGTGATGACAGGAGCGGGACATTGAACTCCTGCGACAGCGCGAACGCGACATCATCCTCCGGCATGAGTCCCCGGCTCACGAGCACCTCGCTGAGATATCCGCCGCGTGTCTTCAGGACCTCGAGGGCCGTGGCGAGCTCACCCGGAGGGATGAGCCTCTGGTCTGTCAGGAAGGCGGCCAGCCTTCCGTCGGGGGAGTCCTTCTTCAAGCGTGTCGTCATGCGTCTATTGTAAGAGAAAAGGGAGATAATGGCAAACCGAAAAAACGTCCCAGGTCGCAGGTCTCAAGTCTCAGGCGAGAACCGTGACAAGACCCGGGACGCGTGCTCATCGGGTAGAGTCCAGCGGGTGTCTATGGTTTTGAGAACCTGTGACTTGCGACCTGTGACCTGAAGCCTGTCTTACAGCTTCGGGCGGCTCACGTCTTCGGTCTTTCTGAACTTTCCCTTGAAGAAATCGATGATGCGGCCCGTGAAACCGGCCTTCGAGGCGGTACCGTCCAGGGAGGGGCCCTTTGGCGGTTGAAGGCTCACGTCCTCCGCCACCCCCGATTCCTCCTTGATGAGCCTGTCTATCTTTTGCCAGTCCACCTTGTCGGCAACGCTCCGGTTCTCGAGGAGCTTCGTGAGATGTCCCCTGATGGAACGGTATTTCCTGTACACGTCGGTGCGGACCTCGACGTAGGTCCTGCCGTCCGCAGTTTGTGCGATCTTCACCGGTTCGTAGATGATCTCCCCCTGCATGTTCACCTCAACGAGGGGGAAGAGCTGCTCGATGTGTTCCCTGAGCATCCGTATGCATCCATGGCTCATATACCTGTAGACACTCCCCGGCCAGATGGTCTCGTGGATGAGCACGGCCGGCAGCGACGTCTTGATGGCGTATTTCCCGAGCGGGTTCTTCGGGCCGGGGGGAACGGATTCTTCGACGGGTTTGCCCTTCAGCGCGTATTCGATCTGTATCGATTCCGGCACATACCATGTCGGGTCCTTCCTCTTCCCCGTTATCCGGAACTTGCCTTCCGGCGTCTTCCAGTCGCTGTAATCATTCTCGAAAATGGCCCCGAGCCCGACGGGAAGGGCCATCAGTTGCTTGTCCTGAAAGAAGTAAAGGGTTCTGTCGGGTATGTTGACTATGATGCCGTTGTCGATCATGCGGGGCACGATCTTGCGTGTGTTCAGTTTCAGGACGGTGCCTTCCGCAAGGGGCTGCTTCTCGTCGAGCCCGTTGTCACGGGCGATGTTCTTCCAGAAAACGCCGTATTTGGCGCCCAGGCGGTAAAGGTTGTCGCCCTTGCCCACGGTGTGGGTCACATCGCCGCCGATGATCATGTCTGCCGCCAGCGCCTGACCGGCAAAGAGAAGACAGAAGATGCAGAGCATCGTTTTCATTGATGTTTTCATAGGTATAACAGGAGGTTATTCTATTATACCTCGGGGAAATTGACAACAGAAAAAGTGAGAAATACAATGGGGCGGTCCATACATTTTTCTTGAAACGTCCCCGGGGTCATGCGTAAATTTAACCATGGCGCGCCTTGATGACGAAATTTTGCCCTTTTCATTCCACATGCTGGGGATCATCCACCGGGACAGGCGAAACGATGAGCTCCTCGCAAAATGGATCGATGTGCTGGCACCCGAAGTCATCACGCTGGAGTTGTCCCCCTACGGCCTTGCCTTCCGGCAGGCGATGGGAAAGGTCTACCGGAAAAGGATAGATGATATCCTTCGCTCCCTGCGGAGCGAAGGTCATTGCTGTTCGCCCGGGGATGTGGACGACCTTTACGCCTACGTGGATGTCCCACGCGAGTTCGCTATCGCCGACGGGTATTGCAGGCGGCGCGGCGCGCGCCTGTATCCTGTCGATATGGACTTTTTTTCCTGGACGAAGCTTCGGGGGATAGACGAGCTCACAAGTCCGGAAAACGTGGAGAAGAGCCTGACCTTCAGAGATCGCCCGGGTCGTACAACGGAGAATGTCCTGGCAAGCCTTTACTTCCGGTCGGGAGTCACCGCATTTTCATACACCGACGAGATGGCGCTGCGCGACGGGTATATGTGCCGCGGTATCGGAGTGCTTGCGAAACGTTTCAGCGGAAAGCGTTTCCTGCACATAGCCGGATGGCGGCATCTCGTGGACCCTCTCGGTCTCTACGCCCGATTCCAGCCTGTGAAGATATTCCCCTATGATTAAGCTCTTTGTCTTCGATCTGGGCAATGTGATCCTTCCCTTCGAACACCGGCAGATAGCGGTGAAGCTGCACGAGGCCTCGACCATCAAGGACCGTTTCACCCCCGACGACATCTTCCGGTATCTCTTCGACCGTGAGAAGGGATTCGTGAACGCATACGAGGAAGGCCGCCTGTCTTCGAAGGATTTCTACCGGAGGATCAAGGAGAGGTACAAACTTGAAATGGAGCCCGAAGAGTTCAAGGAGGCATGGAACGACATATTCGAGGAAGACCCGGCGGTCAGCGAGATCATCCTTTACCTCAAG is a window from the Syntrophorhabdus sp. genome containing:
- the mraZ gene encoding division/cell wall cluster transcriptional repressor MraZ, with product MFAGRYEYSIDDKSRVSIPAKFREALGQSYDLRLILTNLDGCIVAYPYQEWLAIQDKVSAAGPIRKEARAFLRYFYSGASECPIDKLGRILIPQALKTDAHIQKNVVIIGVGKKIEVWAKEKWEELVKLATADPDQIADIVSELGL
- a CDS encoding UDP-N-acetylmuramoyl-L-alanyl-D-glutamate--2,6-diaminopimelate ligase, whose translation is MKLSELIRGMKRTAVTGDTSLEITGVTKDSRSVSEGSLFFVTSASSAYMDDALKRGARAVVTDGDIDRPFTCVVRVEDVPRALGEAASKFYGRPSRRMHVTGITGTNGKTTTTYLIESILDAAGKRPGVIGTISYRYAGRRLAAPNTTPGASETNALLRDMLDAGITHVVMEVSSHALHQSRVEGIDLDVAVFTNLTHDHLDYHGDFESYRASKRLLFEDYLARSRKKRRYAIMNIDDPSVRDLAVASPVTMLSYSTRGFADACLSSYSETIDGLTLTLSLPGKKIPIVSPLVGMFNASNILAASLSGHVTGISPQAIKEGIERLGGVPGRLERVTNDRGISIFVDYAHTPDALENVLSLLGRLKKGRLIVVFGCGGNRDVVKRPLMGAIAARFADEVIVTSDNPRNEDPMKIIEDIRRGLEGKTARIIPDRREAIFEGIGAAKPDDVVLVAGKGHEDYQIIGGTTLHFSDREVIEESLRVAT
- a CDS encoding L,D-transpeptidase family protein, yielding MKTMLCIFCLLFAGQALAADMIIGGDVTHTVGKGDNLYRLGAKYGVFWKNIARDNGLDEKQPLAEGTVLKLNTRKIVPRMIDNGIIVNIPDRTLYFFQDKQLMALPVGLGAIFENDYSDWKTPEGKFRITGKRKDPTWYVPESIQIEYALKGKPVEESVPPGPKNPLGKYAIKTSLPAVLIHETIWPGSVYRYMSHGCIRMLREHIEQLFPLVEVNMQGEIIYEPVKIAQTADGRTYVEVRTDVYRKYRSIRGHLTKLLENRSVADKVDWQKIDRLIKEESGVAEDVSLQPPKGPSLDGTASKAGFTGRIIDFFKGKFRKTEDVSRPKL
- the rsmH gene encoding 16S rRNA (cytosine(1402)-N(4))-methyltransferase RsmH, whose protein sequence is MGREHIAVLSREVCDNLIGTGCKVFVDATVGGAGHSIGLLERYRQLHIIGIDRDKEALDRAEVTLKGYSDRVTLLRGNFRDLRQILGGIGVTSMDGILFDLGISSYQLAAGRGFSFNDDEGLDMRMDTRDVLTAYEIVNSFRQDEIARILYEYGEEWQSRRIAKAIFENRKKGRIRTARELAAIVASVKRKTGKIHPATKTFQALRIAVNDELGSLSEGMDTAVQLLTPGGRIGIITFHSLEDRMVKQRFREDSALTVLTRKAVMPGTDEIRSNPRARSAKLRVAEKN
- the greA gene encoding transcription elongation factor GreA, with product MKVPITREGYEALKKEHENMLAVKRPQILKAIEEAREHGDLSENAEYDAAREEFQFLQQRVAEIEEQLRNSEIVDVRKGDGETVEFGCTVTLVNLDTDEESLYRIVGPYESDIKKNTISITSPLGRALMGKSVGDEVNFNAPGGQRTYEIVKVD
- the tadA gene encoding Flp pilus assembly complex ATPase component TadA, producing MTTRLKKDSPDGRLAAFLTDQRLIPPGELATALEVLKTRGGYLSEVLVSRGLMPEDDVAFALSQEFNVPLLSSQNGSMRPSDDQDLRKLIPKQFALRNVILPLSRDGNVFTCVMFNPLDVMLIDELRKITGCEINTVVATKSDILRAIEGFYDTTVIAPKFQQHGHTVKSLDLRSPDSRDDSMGIESIVERAKAAPVVKLVDLMLWQAIDKRASDIHIEPFEDQISLRYRIDGKLYEMAPPPKHLHLPIVSRIKILSGLDIAEKRLPQDGTFMVKLKDRTIDLRVSVIPTIYGEKVVLRILDRTGVVFELPEMGFEDEDLAKLRSAIFSPYGVVFLTGPTGSGKSTTLYAILQEIRSSEKNILTVEDPVEYRLAGINQVQVKPEIGLTFASALRAFLRQDPDIMLVGEVRDLETAEICVRSALTGHLVLSTLHTNDAPSAVTRLIDIGVEPYLLAPTVLAVVGQRLVRKLCPECKEAYRPATKDLGSVKLNADTIYRAKGCPACNNTGYRGRTLIAEIMSSSEELKSLITHTVSYQNMRETARKLGMTTLYESGLKKVEKGITSLEEVMSVTFGI
- a CDS encoding HAD family phosphatase, whose amino-acid sequence is MIKLFVFDLGNVILPFEHRQIAVKLHEASTIKDRFTPDDIFRYLFDREKGFVNAYEEGRLSSKDFYRRIKERYKLEMEPEEFKEAWNDIFEEDPAVSEIILYLKERGYPIVLLSNTNELHFSYVMERFPIIHHFDEWILSFEVGAKKPQEKIYNMIFEARSLERHEVLYIDDIPEYVAAAAGYGIPGIVFREAADVWKVIRENCV